In Scomber japonicus isolate fScoJap1 chromosome 3, fScoJap1.pri, whole genome shotgun sequence, the genomic window CATATAAGCACAACTCCAGTGAggatttattgttgttgtaatGAAGAGCAGATGGCGTACCCCTTTGTAGATGTCCACCTCAAGTGTGTCGTTGTTTAGAGGGAAAAGGTCTGTGTGAGGGCTGCCGGTTGCATTGCACTCTGCATTCTGCAGCCAggagaataaacacacacattgttacTCCAATTCCAGTCTTTCAGTATGAAAACAAGCTTGAACAATACTCAGTATAGAGCAATGAATTATTAATACTGTATACCCACCACGTCCATATTGGTTTTATTGAAGAAGGACTGAGCAAAGACTGCTACAACAAAGACATTGAtgaggaaggagatgaagagggCGATAGTTGACTCAATGAAGAAGTACTTGTTGGCCTCCTTTACCTCCTTCTTATTTTTGCGATCGACTTCACGAGACTGTTGCATGAAAGAATAAACATTGTAGACATTTAACTTCGGGGACCAACAGCACCAGTCAAAGGTCATCACACTTTCCAATTCTCTTGTATTCATAATAAGAATcaatggtgtttttattttaatcatgtaaCAGTGTTGTTAATAATAATCCTTCCCAACTTGCTGATTCTTTTAAGGCTTAGCTTTTCAGTCTTGCTTATCTGTATGTGAGAACAGCTGTGTCTCTGACCTTGACCAAAGCTGAGTGCAGGTAGATGTTGTGCGGCATGATGACAGCACCCACAATTCCCACCGCCTGTTCCAGCTGAACAGGCCCGCAGCCTTCACAGTAAGGTACAAACATCCCCTTCAGCAGCTCTCCTTGGTCTGGCTTCACAAGCACATACtacagagaggaaacacagtCAAATATGTCAAGGGGCCATGCACATATTTTAACACTTGAATTATATAGGAATACATGGAAGAGTGCTTTACCTCATAACCAAAACTGATGGCCATTATAGTGATGAGAAAGGCAAAGAAAGCTTCAAGTTTCCTCAGGCCTACAGAGACATTAAAAAACTGCATCAACACTGGCATTCACAGACTGgttgctgtgtttttatatctgtAGAGGAGAATCACATACCATATTTGTCTAAAAAGAGgaacacaaatgtgtctgtGATGGTGATGAGGACTCCTGCCCATAGTGGTATcctgaaggaaaaacaaaatatttctcAGTGTAACAGAATTATTTCAGACACTGTAAAAAGAACACTGTACTGACTGTACTGTCACGTTTCACCAACAAGCAGTAAAGACTGTACCTGCCCACAGAGAGAAGGTTGAGAGCTATTGCACAGCCAATGACCTCCTGCATGTCTGAGCCAATAATTGCCAACTCCACCATCAGCCAAAGGATGATCCGTGGGACCTGAACCCAAAAAAAAGATACATAGAAGTTCAGCAGATTGTATCACTGAGCagaatttcatcatttttttacaGAGTGAAATTTTGTGAGATCTCATATCTCACACTGGCTTccatttttaaccaaatgttTAATGTAAGTGGAACATATACTCACGGTAGGATACTGGCGGTTGCAGACTTCAGCCAAGTGCATTCCTGTGACAACCCCCAGACGTGCAGCTAACCTCTGTAACAGCAGCCCAATGATGGTGGCTACAAGGAGCACCCATAGGAGCTGAGAGAGAAATATCAGAATCTTCCTGTTCAATTTGGACACTGTGATGCACATTCAGAGATGAGAACATTCTGAGATTCAAAACTGGTATTTCTTTCTCATTAAGCAATACGGAAATAATCATGATGCATTTATgtctttgaaataaaaaaaacacacttctggaaaaaagggaaatatatATCTGTATAAAGAGAACAAAGACCTGAAATGAAACACTATGTGGAATCACTTCCTTAAATGCGGATTGGAAATCTAGCTAAAATAGATACCAGAGGAGTTCATACtgtatttcatgttttgttatactacagtaaatgtacagcTATAACCACAGCACCGCcctgttttgctttgttttttatttatcaccTTAAAGCCAGCTTTAGCTCCAGACTGCAGGTCTGACTCGATATTTCCAGGATCCAAGTAAGCTATGCTCATCAGGAACCCTGGTCCAGTGAAGGCCCAAAGTTTACGAAAACTGAACacctgaaaaacagaaatttgTTACTCACGCTGTAGTTTGAAAAATTTAAAGAAAGTCACATGAAGAGCATAATTACATCTAAGGATAAATGCTTCAGTTTTGGGCTTCagttaaagaaaaaagtcacaGATACCTGGCTGACATCCTCAGGGATGGGCACTTTGTCCTCAAAGTATGTGGAGAAGGGCTCTTCGTCGGCCACAGGTGAGgcaggaggagagatggagctGTACTGGTTTGTCTGAATGACCCCACTGTCTTGAGGGGAGTCctctaaaaaaaagtaaaaaaacagacagactgtaGTTAGTGATCAGAGGAGACAGActaacacagaaaaaaataagttataTGTTTATAGGAGCCTGATGTGTCCAAGCTTTCCgcctataaaacaaacacacactgttttagTGACTTCAGTCAGGACAACACTTCACTCACCAACTGAATCGCTGTGATTTGCGGTTGCAGTGAAATCACTTCAACAAAGTACGGTTTGAGTGATCTTATTGTATTAGGGCAGCTGTTACATGTTGACAGATTGATGAGTAAATGTGAAACAAAAACCAAAGCTAAATTTATTGTCAGCTCCATAAAAAACTTTGATCTCATTTGAATAAAGAATAATTTGTGTGCGTTGAGATTTAAACCTTTGCAAAGAGCATGTGTcacttcctttttaaaatctaaaatcaaACTCACCACATCAAGTCCGGCTAATAAAGTCAAATCTGAGAGAAATTAGTATTTATTCTGATGTTTACTACACTGAGATGAAGTGCAGGACATTTTCAGATATGACCAAACTGATTAAATTACTTTCTTTGGGTTTTGcaagtttgggttttttttaaacttagaGCAAGACAACATTTACTTCACAAATATCAGCTAATGTGGAGTTTGACTCAACTGGATTTTGAGTGAATTACCACCTGAAGAGAGAGCAGTTTTTGGTTTGAGAGAAACAGATAATCcaatcatttcaaaataaaataaactttgtaAGTCATGTCCAGCACTCCTTAAATAACTTTACAAAATATTGCTTTAGTAGCTCTGTGCTGTGAGAAAGTGTTTGAACCAAAGTATCTTTGACTTGTCTGAGCTTTCTTAAAGCAACAGTACACTGTTACTATTGATTGAAGAAGCAACCACAACTAAAAGCAATTCAACCTCAActtaaaaactacaatataaCTAATTTAGTTCAAGGCtttacattatatacattttaacaaaactCAAAGTAAAGCAATTAATGTGATCTACTCACTGAGTTTAgacctttctgtcttttctccctccatctccaaCTCACAGCTGGTCACAAAGTCCACTGTTCCCCTTACTGACTAATGACTTTGCCTTCAGTTGACTCAGCTTttatcatctcttttttttttgtcattagaTGTCACAACCACACTCTGACAtcacatttctaaaaaatgtgttgaactTGTGAACATAGCAAAGTGACAGCACAGCCAACACATCAATCTTAGGCTTGGCACtgtcaatgaaaacacaactcaAGCACAAATGATAAACAGAGCGACTCTTTATCCTCAAACGCCTCACATAAGTGGTGAGAAACTTATAAagttcaaaaataaaacactccgATCGTCAAATAACTTCAACAAGATTATTAAATATTCTGTCAGATTACGAGCTATAAACTTTGTTGCTGTGAGTGTAAGATAAGACGTACTTatgtaaaatattgttttaagcCCCTCTGTCAGCACACTGACACTGGGTGTGTACTGAGTGTATCGCTGCCTTGTttgatgtggtgtgtgtgtgcgcgtgtgtgtgtgtgtgtgtgtgtgtgtgtgtgtgtgtgtgtatctgtgtgtgtatgtgtaatgtgaTGATTATCTTAAGTTGTTATACCTTCCAGGTGGTCATCGTCTTGCACGGACTTCATTGGATCAGGTCGAGGGATCCCTGGGAGCTTGAGGGATGAATATCAGCCTCCTTGCAAAAAGACAACATGAGGTACATAATATGAGTGAGAATGATAAGACGTCTCTTGAAAGTTCATCAAACATTTGTTTCTTGCATAAAACACCtaaaaatgtattgtgtgtgtgttttgtacgaCAGTTAGCCCAAAATGAAACACTGATATGAACACAAAGGCAAGCAGCTAATCCTCCAAGACTAAAAGGATTCATGGGTCATCACATTAGCCtgtgctgattcattttctataCTCTACATAAATAGTTTGAcctaaaaatgaacaaacattAGGACGAGCAGCTTCAGTGTGACGGTGCAATATTTTGTTCCCCTAAAATTCACGAGTCATATCATGACTAAGCAGCATTACTAGCATGTGAAAGGTGACCAGTGCTCCAACCACGTATGAGCACAGTTGACATGAAACCTTGAGTTGGCCAGCAGCACCAGTTTCACTTCCACAACAAGTATCCTTCCTGTcctacacactaacacacgTGGTCTATTTAGTGGCTTTTTAAGTCACCACCCGAAAGATTAAATGCAACTCGCCTGCCCCCGGCAAACTGCTGGATCTTGTAACAGCCTGCTCTCTGACACAGAGTGTGAAGGTCTTCTGAGAGCACATGACTGTGGGATCATATGAGGGAAAAGACAAGGCGGAGGTAGTTGACAGAGCAGCTTTTCCCAACAGTTTGCCAACAGGGAGTCACTTTACTTCCTCTGGTTCACTGCTCAACACGAGCACATTTTAACATTAGCGACCAAATATAAGATGTTTCTAGTCAGACTGCTTTTATTTCCATAAGACATGAAGTCTTCTGCTTTGGAAAATTACTgactttccttttcttctttcatttgttaACATGGCGTGAATAGtagatatatacagtaataGGGTGTCAACCACCTcgtc contains:
- the LOC128355529 gene encoding natural resistance-associated macrophage protein 2-like isoform X2, with product MKSVQDDDHLEEDSPQDSGVIQTNQYSSISPPASPVADEEPFSTYFEDKVPIPEDVSQVFSFRKLWAFTGPGFLMSIAYLDPGNIESDLQSGAKAGFKLLWVLLVATIIGLLLQRLAARLGVVTGMHLAEVCNRQYPTVPRIILWLMVELAIIGSDMQEVIGCAIALNLLSVGRIPLWAGVLITITDTFVFLFLDKYGLRKLEAFFAFLITIMAISFGYEYVLVKPDQGELLKGMFVPYCEGCGPVQLEQAVGIVGAVIMPHNIYLHSALVKSREVDRKNKKEVKEANKYFFIESTIALFISFLINVFVVAVFAQSFFNKTNMDVNAECNATGSPHTDLFPLNNDTLEVDIYKGGVVLGCFFGPAALYIWAIGILAAGQSSTMTGTYSGQFVMEGFLNLRWSRFARVLLTRSIAITPTLLVAIFQDVQHLTGMNDFLNVLQSLQLPFALIPILTFTSMTSIMNDFANGLVWKISGGIVILLVCAINMYFVVVYVTALHSVWLYVLAALLCVAYLCFVCYLAWDCLVALGVSCLDCGSRIQMGPSRHTDIYLLNDMDTDTSVER
- the LOC128355529 gene encoding natural resistance-associated macrophage protein 2-like isoform X1 yields the protein MKSVQDDDHLEVRGTVDFVTSCELEMEGEKTERSKLKDSPQDSGVIQTNQYSSISPPASPVADEEPFSTYFEDKVPIPEDVSQVFSFRKLWAFTGPGFLMSIAYLDPGNIESDLQSGAKAGFKLLWVLLVATIIGLLLQRLAARLGVVTGMHLAEVCNRQYPTVPRIILWLMVELAIIGSDMQEVIGCAIALNLLSVGRIPLWAGVLITITDTFVFLFLDKYGLRKLEAFFAFLITIMAISFGYEYVLVKPDQGELLKGMFVPYCEGCGPVQLEQAVGIVGAVIMPHNIYLHSALVKSREVDRKNKKEVKEANKYFFIESTIALFISFLINVFVVAVFAQSFFNKTNMDVNAECNATGSPHTDLFPLNNDTLEVDIYKGGVVLGCFFGPAALYIWAIGILAAGQSSTMTGTYSGQFVMEGFLNLRWSRFARVLLTRSIAITPTLLVAIFQDVQHLTGMNDFLNVLQSLQLPFALIPILTFTSMTSIMNDFANGLVWKISGGIVILLVCAINMYFVVVYVTALHSVWLYVLAALLCVAYLCFVCYLAWDCLVALGVSCLDCGSRIQMGPSRHTDIYLLNDMDTDTSVER